The genomic DNA GTGGTGGAATCAGGGGTTGAGAATGCTGAACCGATGATGTCTTTCTGGCCAGGTAACCACATTGGCAGTCCCCAATAGGGGGGAGCCTGTCAGCTGCAGGGTCCAGCCAGCTGTATGTGTGCACATGCTGGTGGGGAGTCACCAGACCCCCTATGAAAACTTTAACTCAACAGCAAAAACCCAAAACTCAAGGCTTCAAAAAGGCAGTTAATGGAATATTTTAACAATAATATAGAGGACATGCTTCGCCTAATGTTGCAGTGTTGTATCTGCTGGAGACCAGTCGAGTCAAACTCTAATatgcagtgaaaaaaacaacacttggtCATAGTTAAGAAAAATGACTCCTGAGTGCCTCGAATAttatctcttctgttttttgtttccacCAATAAGTCAGACAACACCTACCATGTCCGGGTCATTCCATCGTCCAGGTCCAGCAGCCGGCTGCAGGTCGTCCTGGTTATCAGAGAACCACTGGATAATGTCCTGCACGCTGTCCCACGAGTCCTCGATGTCATCGTAGTTCCTCCACAGGTGACAGATTTCCCCCAGCAGAGAGTAGTTCACCTGGAACAGCAAAACATACACTCAGTCACAACAATGCTTCACTGTGTAACAATTGTGTTTTCGCACTTCTTTGCTTCAAATTGGTCAAACGTAATTGAGGAAGTGTAAACGCAGACTGCAGACTCTCACATTAGGCGGGAGTCCTCCCAGGTAAGCAGGCCAGCTGCAGGAGTAAACCATGGGTCTACCTGTAGCATTCAGAGCTGCAGACATCATGGGGTAACCTAAAGCGGATCAGAGAACATCCAGAGTCCATCTTCTAATAAAGAAAAGCTTCTTAttgagcttttttaaaaataaatcagagtgaGTGGGATGTTCTCACCGAACATCTGCTCCACAGGGTTGGAGTAACAGCCGTCGAACTTCAGGTAGTCGACCCCCCAGCTGGCAAAGGTCTGAGCGTCGATCCGGATCTTATGCAGAGGTGTTCCCGGGAATCCCATGCAGGTGTGCGAGCCCATGTCGGCATAGATCCCCAGCTTCAGCCCGCGGTCATGGACGTACCTCGCCAGTTTGGCAATGCCTCCGGGGAAcctgaaaagaaagagagagacagggatgAGTGGAGATGATCCTGACGTGGGAATTTCTCACATTTTTCAATCAGGTTTACTGTGCTGACAGAACAGAACAgatgtgagtgtgaatgtgtgacgtgcacctcctcaaaaatgtaactacACATCGAAACAACGCAACTGCAAGCCCTATGATTTGTCCGCagatagggggggggggggggtcggtagCTTACACCCAGTTCCCTAAGATCCTTCAGACTGTGCTAGTGCTGCCTCAGATATATCAAacagacgtacacacacacacacagacctggaCGGGTCAGACTGCAGCCTCCCCTCCTCGTCCCTCCGCTTCGACATCCAGCAGTCGTCGATGATCAGGTACTCGTATCCCAGCTCCCTCCATCCGTCCTCAGACAGACGGTCGGCCATGTCTCTGAATAGCGCCTCACTGTGGACACACGAGAGGAAGACACTGTTCAGAACCTACAGTCCCATAGAGGCTCTAGTTTCTGAAGTAACTGAAGGACTCACTGGACACTCTTATTGATCATATTCCCCGTCGCTTATTGGGAAATTTTGACTGATGATTCAGATGTATTagcatattttaaatgttacattttaaatgcactgaCTTCTTCTAAGTACAGTAAGAACTCTATGTTTCCTTTTCCTGTTGAAGTTACCGTGAGGCACAGAATAACACCTGGAAACACCTGGTTCagatcacacatgcacaaatctTTTCTGCAGAAGATGTGTTGGCTTGTTGGTTGATAATAAaactattttacatttaaaagaagaacaaactaATACAACCTCTTCTAGCTGCATGACAAATCGAAACAGTtctttttgatgtgtttaattTCACCTCTAGATGGCACCACAGCAGCATAGAAAACCTGTGATGGCATGAGCCCGACTCATTTTCACTCCTTATGGAAATCCTCCAAACATCAACCAGACTGATGTTCATCTAACATGAAGTCTGTTAGTATCtaaatgtctctgtgttactaaTTATCTTCtcctcatttcattttaacCTGCTCTGACAGCAGAGTAGACTTGCTGCCCCCTTGTTTTAAACCTCTGGTCCTCGTCTGTTATTGTAATGTAGCCTGGTGAAGTCTGACTCTCCTCAGGGCGTCCTGAGCAGATATACTCTGTGTCAGTCTGGAAGGCTAACAGGTGGACTTTGGTCTGTTTCTAATCTTGTTGGAGATTAAACTTTCATTGTGAGACGCtaaaaagtaaaaacctgaTGCAGTTCTGCGGGTCGTGTCTGCAGTCTGTGTCACAGCGGAATCGCTCCCACGCCATCCAGCCCATCGGAGGAGTCCTCGCCAGCCCATTATCCAGACCGTAGGACACGGAGaccaggagcaggaggaagagccCCGACACTGCTGAGGACCCCATCACTGACAGGAGACATAGAAGACACACTTTATATTATAAGAACATCTATTTCTAGATACAAAATGAGACTCAGAATTatcctgattttgttatattgtctacatactgtatgttctgttttgctcttttttatgttttcaatgtttgtatgtaattttcaattgagtcaattttatttgtgatagtaaatattcttactttttactgtattttatttgaactttgtttaatctcttaaggtgaggttttgagataagccatCACCTcgacatgtgttttatttgttttatttttctgtttgactcttctttcaaaaaatgtgcaaatgaactaaaataaattaaactaaactaagcaGACTGCACAATATCACACGCAGacatgcacatgtgcacacacacacacaaacacacactcacctgtaaGTCCCTGCAAATCTTTTTGATTCTGTAACAGGTCAAATACTGTGAAAGTTTTTGTTCTGCCTGTTGTGTGAGCTGCAGCCTCTTCCTCGGATGTTCTCCTTGTTCTCTCTTCTGTGTGCTCTCACACGCTCACAGAGACATGTTTAATATCTTCTTCCTCAATCCTCAGCTCAACTTATCTTCCTGGTTAGGTGAAGTCACGTGACTGCTCTGTGTCACATGACTAAACAGGAAACAGGTTGAAGAAGCAGAGAAGTGAAAGAGGTGTGTTgtagactgtgtgtgttttgaacagcttgatgtgtgttcagtgtgtgttcatgttttacaGTCTGATTTCTAACAGAGTGATGATAATAGAGCTGATTAATAAccataaaaacatgttagagCTTTAAACACATGGGCCTAAGTAATAAGTCTGAACTCAGAAAAATCTTGGCTTAGTGATTACACTTCTATGGTAAAAttgacataaataaataataaataatatacaaTAATGTTCTATTCAGATCAGAATATTGAGGATTTATGAAAGTccgacttttattttgaagggttaacattttcatcataatcaatatgaatataaagaacatttctgggcacacatactacacacacttTATTGATTATCTCAGTGTCTCTTTTTATCTTTCCAATG from Labrus mixtus chromosome 11, fLabMix1.1, whole genome shotgun sequence includes the following:
- the LOC132983311 gene encoding alpha-N-acetylgalactosaminidase-like, which gives rise to MGSSAVSGLFLLLLVSVSYGLDNGLARTPPMGWMAWERFRCDTDCRHDPQNCISEALFRDMADRLSEDGWRELGYEYLIIDDCWMSKRRDEEGRLQSDPSRFPGGIAKLARYVHDRGLKLGIYADMGSHTCMGFPGTPLHKIRIDAQTFASWGVDYLKFDGCYSNPVEQMFGYPMMSAALNATGRPMVYSCSWPAYLGGLPPNVNYSLLGEICHLWRNYDDIEDSWDSVQDIIQWFSDNQDDLQPAAGPGRWNDPDMLIIGNFGLSVDQARSQMALWAVMASPLIMSNDLRNLDPNMRAVLQNKVAIGINQDPMGFQGRRLLQKKSGIDVYWRPLSNSCSALVFLSRRTDMPYLYHSYLSKLNYEAGSYQVYDVFSGSTLTGLNSTSKFTVSINPSGVVMWYVSPEEPSTQTRSDPAPHRDPEFRVHRSSIGRLTVL